A single genomic interval of Ruminococcus sp. NK3A76 harbors:
- a CDS encoding FtsX-like permease family protein, with protein sequence MTFTIGQEKSNIGILKAIGCTSGSIKRVYLCEYGAAAMLGLLFGIIISMPVSKMVSANAVTSLGIIVPAEISLPFAAIFTAVWIVIISIIIVLPCRRLDRITPVSAILDRENSRQTVSKHTLDLKRLTISLAVRELLSSKRHYIAVCLIAAFLTVFGGIVLDMNGWLGKNGCSHECCRGYYRTV encoded by the coding sequence ATCACATTTACAATCGGGCAGGAAAAGAGCAATATCGGCATACTAAAGGCAATCGGCTGCACGAGCGGATCTATAAAGCGTGTGTATCTTTGTGAATACGGTGCAGCGGCAATGCTTGGGCTGCTGTTCGGGATAATAATATCAATGCCCGTATCTAAGATGGTTTCCGCAAATGCTGTGACCTCGCTGGGAATTATTGTGCCTGCTGAAATATCCCTGCCGTTTGCAGCAATATTTACGGCTGTTTGGATAGTCATAATATCAATCATCATAGTTCTGCCATGCCGCAGACTTGACAGGATAACGCCTGTCAGTGCGATACTTGACAGAGAAAACAGTCGTCAGACCGTTTCAAAGCATACCCTTGACCTTAAACGTCTGACCATTTCTCTTGCGGTAAGAGAGTTGTTGAGCAGTAAGCGGCATTATATTGCGGTTTGCCTCATAGCGGCGTTTCTGACAGTGTTCGGCGGTATCGTGCTTGATATGAACGGCTGGCTCGGCAAAAACGGCTGTTCACATGAGTGCTGTCGAGGATATTATCGAACAGTATGA
- a CDS encoding S66 peptidase family protein, which produces MIPQKLNPEDEIRIIAPSSSLTRVRPDIYDSAFTFLKDKGFNVTFSKNCRETNMFLSSSIRSRVDDIHEAFADKNVKAVMACIGGFNANEILPYLDYELIRANPKILCGYSDITALLNAVYAKTGLVTYHAPHLAALGFLNEREYTEKYFSECIMSDASFAVTPSVASQSYTVIQKGKCEGEIIGGNLCTLNLLQGTPYMPEIENRVLFLEDDNIMGDYFVCEFDRNLQSLLQISGADTIRGIVFGRFDESCKMTEDIVKAIVKDKVSPDIPIVFGVDFGHVFPMISFPIGGRVRLSVNNSIDLKIIEH; this is translated from the coding sequence ATGATACCCCAAAAATTGAACCCAGAAGATGAGATTCGCATTATCGCTCCGTCAAGCAGTTTGACGAGGGTTCGTCCTGATATTTATGACAGCGCATTCACTTTTCTGAAGGACAAGGGCTTCAATGTAACCTTTTCCAAAAATTGCAGAGAAACTAATATGTTTTTATCTTCGTCTATTCGCTCTCGTGTCGATGATATACATGAAGCATTTGCAGATAAAAACGTCAAGGCAGTAATGGCTTGTATCGGTGGATTTAATGCAAATGAAATATTGCCGTATCTTGATTATGAGCTGATAAGAGCAAATCCGAAGATACTTTGCGGATATTCGGATATAACAGCTTTACTTAATGCAGTTTATGCAAAAACGGGCTTGGTGACATACCATGCACCTCACCTTGCGGCACTCGGATTTCTTAACGAGCGTGAATATACGGAAAAATACTTTTCGGAATGTATAATGAGTGACGCTTCTTTCGCTGTCACACCGTCAGTAGCTTCGCAAAGTTATACAGTTATTCAGAAAGGAAAATGTGAGGGCGAGATAATAGGAGGAAATCTTTGTACGTTGAATCTGTTGCAGGGTACGCCTTATATGCCTGAGATTGAAAATAGAGTATTGTTCCTTGAAGATGATAATATCATGGGCGATTACTTCGTGTGCGAATTTGACCGTAATCTGCAATCGCTTCTTCAAATCAGCGGAGCAGACACGATAAGAGGAATCGTGTTCGGCAGATTTGATGAAAGCTGCAAAATGACCGAAGATATTGTAAAAGCAATCGTCAAGGACAAAGTATCTCCTGACATTCCAATTGTATTTGGTGTAGATTTCGGTCATGTATTTCCGATGATCTCTTTTCCTATCGGTGGAAGAGTTCGTTTATCGGTAAATAATAGCATTGACCTTAAAATCATAGAGCATTAA
- a CDS encoding serine hydrolase, which yields MTKNELHKYVEESKGNESNICQICAIKNGEIVYSDNWHGFHIDSAVNVMSVTKGVMAILAGIAVDKGFIKGTEQKVLDFFPDYTVKQGEKTIYNVTLEHLLTMTAPYKYRSEPWTKVCTSDDWTKAALDLLGGRSGITGEFKYATLGIQILAGVIENATGMKCIDFANEYLFLPMDIPKHKIHGASDKDDQFDFLMNKNPRGNEWYSDPQNTVTAGWGLTLSAYDMAKIGWMLVNGGRYGDIQVLSGEWVAQMTSPKLQLGEMFGNMGYCYLWYRPYKDKPIFAAIGDGGNIIYADPEKRISVGITGTFKPRIFDRVDFIEKNVVPIVERL from the coding sequence ATGACAAAGAACGAGCTTCATAAGTATGTAGAGGAAAGCAAGGGAAACGAGAGCAACATCTGTCAGATATGTGCTATAAAAAACGGTGAAATTGTATACAGCGACAACTGGCACGGCTTTCATATTGACAGTGCTGTAAATGTAATGTCTGTCACTAAAGGAGTAATGGCTATACTTGCAGGGATAGCCGTTGACAAGGGCTTTATCAAAGGCACAGAGCAGAAGGTGCTGGATTTTTTTCCTGATTACACTGTTAAACAAGGAGAAAAAACTATCTATAATGTCACCCTTGAGCATTTGCTGACAATGACCGCACCATACAAATATCGTTCAGAGCCGTGGACAAAGGTCTGCACCTCAGACGACTGGACGAAGGCGGCACTTGATCTGCTCGGTGGAAGATCGGGAATAACAGGTGAATTTAAGTATGCGACGCTTGGTATCCAGATACTTGCAGGTGTCATCGAAAACGCAACGGGAATGAAGTGCATAGACTTTGCAAACGAGTATCTCTTTTTACCTATGGATATTCCAAAGCACAAGATACACGGCGCAAGCGACAAGGACGACCAGTTTGATTTCCTGATGAATAAGAACCCCCGTGGAAATGAGTGGTATTCCGATCCACAGAATACTGTCACCGCAGGATGGGGGCTGACACTCTCGGCTTATGATATGGCGAAGATAGGGTGGATGTTGGTGAACGGGGGCAGATACGGTGACATTCAAGTGCTGTCAGGCGAATGGGTAGCGCAGATGACTTCGCCAAAATTGCAGCTGGGTGAGATGTTTGGCAATATGGGGTATTGTTATCTTTGGTACAGACCGTATAAGGATAAACCGATATTTGCAGCTATCGGTGACGGCGGCAATATCATCTATGCCGACCCCGAAAAAAGAATATCGGTAGGTATCACAGGCACATTTAAACCGAGGATATTCGACCGAGTGGATTTCATAGAAAAGAATGTAGTACCGATCGTCGAAAGATTATGA